The following coding sequences lie in one Arachis ipaensis cultivar K30076 chromosome B05, Araip1.1, whole genome shotgun sequence genomic window:
- the LOC110263061 gene encoding uncharacterized protein LOC110263061 has translation MTRIKRINQQAWEYLAKWPNEAWTKAHFSEGPKVDNICNNACESFNAKTKNDRGKPILSLAEEVRRMVMKSMSDNRLKLLSYQRILTPVQQSRLESLIKLSRNWAPYWSGDAKEEVYEVQGWPTNMVVDLGNHTCSCRFWQLTGMPCMHAISAIQKK, from the exons ATGACTAGAATCAAGAGGATTAATCAACAAGCTTGGGAATACTTAGCCAAGTGGCCGAATGAAGCTTGGACCAAAGCCCATTTCAGTGAAGGGCCAAAGGTCGACAACATTTGCAACAACGCTTGTGAATCCTTCAATGCAAAGACAAAGAATGACAGAGGTAAGCCTATTCTGAGCTTGGCAGAGGAGGTACGAAGAATGGTTATGAAAAGCATGTCTGACAATAGACTGAAGCTTCTGAGTTATCAACGAATACTTACTCCAGTTCAGCAAAGTAGGCTAGAATCTCTTATTAAGTTATCCAGAAACTGGGCTCCCTACTGGTCGGGTGATGCGAAAGAGGAAGTCTACGAAGTTCAAGGATGGCCTACTAATATGGTGGTAGATTTGGGGAACCATACTTGCTCCTGCAGGTTTTGGCAGTTGACAG GAATGCCTTGTATGCACGCAATATCAGCCATTCAAAAAAAATGA
- the LOC107642152 gene encoding probable cation transporter HKT6 produces MKMFAWFGKKLQHLCSVLCGQLTLSTKSLFFLAACLCRFLLQQTNPLLVQIIYFFSLSSIGFGFLKIFKPRTSSPSFTPRNLDLFFTSVSSATVSSMSTVEMEVFSNPQLITITILMFVGGEVFTSMVGLHFIRSRLKTELDKIAASHARLSTTQPIIVDDQIELGSISKSKLDASKPENDDVDDDGDGEAIVSVYDETLHSSFGATSENLRYLSMKHLGFVILSYFVVVHVIGVLGVSLYIEVISSAKMVLKNKGLNRFTFSVFTVISTFASCGFVPTNENMVVFRKNSGMLLMLVPQVLLGNTLYPSCLRFCVWLLGKFNYKKRETRYLLKKTEEVGYKHLLSREYSIFLVATVFGFIVVQIVVFCSMDWNSQGLVGMNVYEKFVGVLFQSVNSRHSGETIVDLSILSSAILVLFVVMMYLPPYTSFLPLKDHEKDSEIRKRKGKLMENLIFSQLSYLVIFVILVCITERKNLKEDPLNFNVLNIVIEVISAYGNVGFSTGYSCKRQLHPEPNCEDKWFGFVGKWSDEGKIILILVMFFGRLKKFNMNGGKAWKLL; encoded by the exons atgaagatgtTTGCTTGGTTTGGCAAGAAGTTACAACACCTTTGTAGCGTTTTATGTGGCCAACTCACTCTTTCTACCAAATCACTCTTCTTCCTTGCGGCATGCCTTTGCCGCTTCCTCCTCCAACAAACCAACCCTCTTTTGGTTCAAATCATCTACTTTTTTTCCCTTTCCTCAATTGGTTTTGGTTTCCTCAAGATTTTTAAGCCTAGAACATCATCACCCTCCTTCACCCCTAGGAACCTTGACTTGTTCTTCACCTCCGTTTCATCCGCCACGGTTTCGAGCATGTCCACCGTTGAGATGGAGGTGTTTTCCAACCCCCAACTAATCACCATTACCATTTTGATGTTTGTAGGTGGTGAGGTTTTCACTTCCATGGTAGGGTTACACTTTATTAGGTCAAGGCTCAAAACCGAGCTAGATAAAATTGCTGCCTCTCATGCTAGGCTTAGTACAACACAACCCATTATTGTTGATGACCAAATTGAACTTGGGTCGATCTCAAAATCTAAACTTGATGCTTCTAAACCCGAAAACGACGAcgttgatgatgatggtgatggtgagGCTATTGTTAGTGTGTATGATGAAACTTTGCATAGTTCTTTTGGTGCCACAAGTGAGAACTTGAGGTACTTGTCCATGAAGCATTTGGGTTTTGTAATTCTAAGTTACTTTGTAGTTGTCCATGTCATAGGGGTTTTGGGTGTGTCCCTTTAtattgaagttatttctagtgcTAAAATGGTGCTGAAGAATAAGGGTCTAAATAGGTTCACATTCTCTGTTTTCACCGTGATTTCAACTTTTGCAAGTTGTGGTTTTGTTCCAACCAATGAAAATATGGTTGTTTTTAGAAAGAATTCGGGTATGCTTCTAATGCTTGTTCCTCAAGTGCTTCTTGGGAACACATTGTACCCTTCTTGCTTGAGATTTTGTGTGTGGTTATTGGGAAAGTTTAACTATAAGAAGAGAGAGACAAGGTACCTTTTGAAGAAGACAGAGGAGGTTGGTTACAAACACTTGCTCTCAAGGGAGTATTCTATTTTCTTAGTTGCCACTGTTTTTGGGTTTATTGTGGTTCAAATTGTGGTGTTTTGTTCAATGGATTGGAATTCACAAGGTTTGGTGGGAATGAATGTTTATGAGAAGTTTGTTGGTGTGTTGTTCCAAAGTGTGAATTCAAGACACTCAGGAGAAACAATTGTGGATTTGTCAATACTATCTTCTGCAATCTTGGTCTTATTTGTTGTCATGAT GTACCTTCCTCCATACACCTCTTTTCTTCCATTGAAAGATCATGAGAAGGATTCAGaaataagaaagagaaaaggaaaattaaTGGAGAATTTGATATTCTCTCAGCTCTCCTATTTAGTCATTTTCGTCATACTAGTGTGCATAACAGAGAGGAAGAACCTGAAGGaggatcctctcaattttaatGTTTTGAATATTGTTATTGAAGTTATAAG TGCATATGGGAACGTAGGGTTTAGTACAGGGTATAGTTGTAAAAGACAATTGCATCCAGAACCaaactgtgaagacaaatggttTGGATTTGTGGGAAAATGGAGTGATGAGGGAAAGATTATTCTTATTCTTGTCATGTTTTTTGGAAGGCTCAAGAAATTCAACATGAATGGTGGCAAGGCTTGGAAGCTCCTCTAA